The genomic region CTTGATATCGACATAGGGCATATGCTTCTCTCCTGGCTTGGGTTGTCAGATTCACCAATCATTCAGTGCGCATGACCAGGCTGGCCATGGAGGTGGTCAGACGCATCATCATGGTCATGCCGATGATTGGTGCTGGTCAGCCAGCAATTGGCGCTGGCATCGCTGTGCAAGTTGCCGATCTCCGGCTGCAGTGTGACATGCTCGATATTGAACCGCTCATGGAGCATATGCCGCAGGTTGTTCAATACCTCATGCCAATCCAGTATATTCTCCAACACGATATGGGCAGAAAGTGCAGTTTTCTCGGAAGAAAGTGACCAGATATGCAAATGGTGCACGCCCTGCACCTTGTCGCTCGCGCTCATGGCATGCTCAACTGCCTGGATATCGAGATGCAGCGGCACACCCTCCATCAGCACATGCAGCACTTCGCCCAACAGGCGCAGGGTGGATACCAGGATCAGTACCGAGATGAAGATCGACAAGATGGGGTCAATCGGCATCCAGCCTGTGAAATAAATCACTGCACCGGCCAGGATCGCCGCCACTGAGCCAAGCAAGTCTCCCAGCACATGCAGCAAGGCAGCACGGCTGTTCAGGCTGCTGTGTCCCTTATGTAACATCAAAGCCACGACGATATTCACCAGCATGCCGATAAACGCGATCAGCATCACTTCCCCGCCCTGCACCGGGCGCGGATCGGCGATGCGCTGCACGGCTTCATAGGCAATACCGCCGATCACTGCCAGCATCAGCAGGGCATTCACCAGCGCTACAATGACTTCGGCACGCACCAGACCGAAATTATGCTTGCGCGTGGCAGGCTTGCGGGCGATCCAGCTGCCCAGCCAAGCAAGCGCAAGGGCGAAAGCGTCCGACACCATATGGCCGGCATCGCTGAGCAAAGCCAGCGAGCCCGTCCACCAGCCGCCCACCGCCTCGACCACGGCAAATCCCGCAATCAATAGCAAGGGAAGCAACAGGGAGGGCTGGCCGCCACCATGTGCATGAGAATGATCGTGATGATGATGAGCACTCATAGGAGTGTAATGCTAGCAGGCATGACCACAATTAAAAAGCCGCAGCTATAAATATCTGCCTGCATGCCTTTACCGGCGTCTCATGATGAGCAGGGAAAGAAATTTCATGGATAAAACACGATAGAGCCCTGCCCGTCCTTTATAATGTGGCCAGTTCTTGCCAACCCTTACCCATGCTCAGTTATCGTCACGCATTCCATGCCGGCAACCATGCCGATGTCCTCAAGCATTTCATATTGCACCAGGTGCTGGCTTACACCAACCAAAAGGACAAGCCATATTGGTACATCGATACGCATGCCGGTGCCGGGATATACGCCCTGGATCATGGCTATGCC from Methylobacillus flagellatus KT harbors:
- a CDS encoding cation diffusion facilitator family transporter, which encodes MSAHHHHDHSHAHGGGQPSLLLPLLLIAGFAVVEAVGGWWTGSLALLSDAGHMVSDAFALALAWLGSWIARKPATRKHNFGLVRAEVIVALVNALLMLAVIGGIAYEAVQRIADPRPVQGGEVMLIAFIGMLVNIVVALMLHKGHSSLNSRAALLHVLGDLLGSVAAILAGAVIYFTGWMPIDPILSIFISVLILVSTLRLLGEVLHVLMEGVPLHLDIQAVEHAMSASDKVQGVHHLHIWSLSSEKTALSAHIVLENILDWHEVLNNLRHMLHERFNIEHVTLQPEIGNLHSDASANCWLTSTNHRHDHDDASDHLHGQPGHAH